The following coding sequences are from one Nicotiana tabacum cultivar K326 chromosome 1, ASM71507v2, whole genome shotgun sequence window:
- the LOC107787362 gene encoding arabinosyltransferase XEG113 isoform X1, translated as MAWNNPFKEMANSKPLFMTIYATVLIGIVFSSVYVFSAIYSSPHSSTFSLSIAPSASSDAEAEPSSQASNFSRLQADGHSTPLNPQLQSKLLKAIWTVPPAGSKMPDLESFRLSKELVQERVIGNVVVVTFGNYAFMDFILTWVKHLTDMGVENLLVGAMDTKLLEALYWKGVPVFDMGSHMSTVDVGWGSPTFHKMGREKVVLIDSILPFGFELLMCDTDMVWLKNPLPYIARFPEADVLTSTDQVVPTVTDDRLDMWQQVGAAYNIGIFHWRATESSKKLAREWKEMILADDKIWDQNGFNELVRRQLGPSVDDDSGLVYAYDGNLKLGLLPASIFCSGHTYFVQAMFQHLRLQPYAVHTTFQYAGTEGKRHRLREAMVFYDPPEYYDPPGGLLTFKPSIPKNLLLDGVHSIDTHFALVNYQMKQIRTALAVASVLNRTLVMPPLWCRLDRLWFGHPGILDGSLTRQPFVCPLDHVFEINVMLKEMPDEEFGPGISIREYSLFENPSMPQEVKRSWLDVHLCQEGSLGCQVNSTSQTGVLKLPRHTNEETLKTVFSKFNDMKVIQFSSMQDAFDGFTDKTREERFRNRVKRYVGIWCCVENHTPGHIYYDMYWDEKPGWKAAAPNSTEDDHPPW; from the exons ATGGCTTGGAACAATCCATTTAAGGAAATGGCGAATTCCAAGCCATTGTTCATGACGATCTATGCAACGGTGTTGATCGGGATAGTATTCTCTTCTGTTTATGTGTTTTCAGCCATTTACTCTTCTCCTCATTCCTCCACCTTCTCTCTCTCTATTGCTCCTTCTGCTTCTTCAG ATGCAGAAGCAGAACCTTCTAGTCAAGCATCAAATTTTTCTCGTCTACAAGCAGATGGTCATTCAACACCACTGAATCCCCAGCTTCAAAGCAAATTATTGAAGGCAATTTGGACAGTTCCCCCAGCGGGTTCAAAGATGCCAGATTTAGAAAGTTTCAGATTATCAAAAGAACTGGTTCAGGAAAGAGTTATAGGCAATGTTGTAGTTGTGACCTTTGGTAACTATGCTTTCATGGATTTTATCTTGACGTGGGTTAAACATTTGACGGATATGGGTGTTGAAAACCTTCTCGTCG GTGCAATGGATACAAAGCTATTAGAGGCTCTTTATTGGAAAGGAGTACCAGTTTTTGATATGGGTAGCCATATGAGCACTGTAGATGTTGGATGGGGTTCACCAACATTTCACAAAATGGGGAGAGAGAAAGTTGTACTCATAGATTCTATCTTACCTTTTGGCTTTGAACTCCTAATGTGTGATACCGATATGGTGTGGTTAAAG AATCCTCTTCCTTATATTGCACGTTTCCCTGAAGCAGATGTATTGACCTCTACTGATCAAGTTGTACCAACAGTTACCGATGACAGATTGGACATGTGGCAACAAG TTGGCGCTGCTTATAATATTGGAATCTTCCACTGGCGGGCCACTGAGTCTTCTAAGAAACTGGCCAGGGAATGGAAAGAAATGATTTTAGCTGACGACAAGATATGGGATCAGAATGGTTTCAATGAACTTGTGCGCAGACAGTTGGGACCTTCTGTTGATGATGACAGTGGGCTCGTCTATGCTTATGATGGAAATCTCAAGCTTGGTCTTCTCCCAGCAAGTATTTTTTGTAGTGGGCACACCTATTTCGTCCAG GCTATGTTTCAACATCTAAGATTGCAGCCTTATGCTGTACATACAACATTCCAATATGCTGGAACTGAAGGAAAGCGTCACCGATTGCGTGAAGCCATGGTGTTCTATGATCCACCCGAATACTATGATCCACCAG GAGGGCTTTTGACTTTTAAGCCTTCAATCCCCAAGAACTTGTTACTGGATGGAGTGCACTCCATAGATACACACTTTGCTCTTGTTAATTATCAG ATGAAACAAATAAGGACTGCGCTTGCTGTTGCTTCGGTGCTAAATCGTACCTTG GTAATGCCCCCGCTGTGGTGCAGGTTGGATAGGTTGTGGTTTGGACATCCTGGTATTCTGGACGGTTCTTTGACAAGGCAACCTTTTGTTTGTCCTTTGGATCATGTTTTTGAG ATTAATGTGATGTTGAAGGAAATGCCAGATGAGGAATTTGGACCTGGAATCAGTATTAGGGAGTACTCATTATTCGAGAATCCATCAATGCCACAGGAG GTGAAAAGGTCGTGGCTTGATGTACATCTCTGCCAAGAAGGGTCACTGGGCTGTCAGGTTAACAGTACTAGTCAAACTGGGGTTCTCAAACTTCCCAGACACACTAATGAAGAAACG TTGAAGACGGTATTCTCCAAGTTTAACGATATGAAAGTAATCCAGTTCTCATCAATGCAAGATGCCTTTGATGGTTTCACGGACAAG ACAAGGGAAGAACGATTCAGGAACCGTGTCAAGAGGTATGTAGGCATTTGGTGTTGTGTGGAGAATCACACACCAGGTCATATATACTATGATATGTATTGGGATGAGAAACCTGGTTGGAAAGCAGCAGCTCCCAACTCTACGGAAGATGATCATCCGCCTTGGTGA
- the LOC142163716 gene encoding uncharacterized protein LOC142163716: METIKAIIKELNGDCFALLVDESFDVSRKEQMAIVLRYVDRMRFVVERLIDIVHVKDTCASSLKEAIVDLLAKHSLSLSYVRGQYYDGANNMQGELIGLKMLIKQESRSAHSIHCFAHQLQLSLLTQRIEEALDMSELKTGRGLNQELGLSRAFDTRWGSHYKSFKNFILMFGSILHVLEALVVDARLMDERAKAMGYLRACQTFEVAFMLHLMTDVLAITNELNEFLQKKEQDITNAMLLIEVAKRRLQKFNGRFDEVTTNLLHGVACLNPIDSFSSFDIKKIMKMAKLYPDDFDEVSMGALENQLATSITDVRDIDERFSNLNGFCDLSRKLVETKKHLNFPLVFCLVKFALLLPVATASVERAFSAMKFIKNGMQNRMNDELLSGCLVPYVEKDVFSTISNDRYCKNISRNKTPSSMLVIM, translated from the exons ATGGAAACAATCAAAGCTATCATTAAAGAATTAAATGGTGACTGCTTTGCCTTATTAGTTGATGAATCTTTTGATGTGTCGCGAAAGGAGCAAATGGCTATTGTCTTACGATATGTTGATAGAATGAGATTTGTGGTGGAGCGACTTATTGATATTGTTCATGTCAAAGATACTTGTGCTTCATCTTTAAAGGAGGCAATTGTTGATTTACTTGCTAAACATTCCTTAAGTCTATCATATGTTCGTGGCCAATACTATGATGGAGCAAACAATATGCAAGGTGAGCTTATTGGCCTTAAAATGTTGATTAAGCAGGAAAGTAGATCGGCTCATTCTATTCATTGTTTTGCTCATCAACTTCAGTTATCTCTTCTTACg CAAAGAATTGAAGAGGCATTAGATATGAGTGAGCTTAAAACCGGTAGAGGCTTGAATCAAGAACTTGGTCTTTCAAGGGCTTTTGATACTCGTTGGGGTTCTCATtacaaatcttttaaaaattttattcttATGTTTGGCTCTATTCTTCATGTTCTTGAAGCACTTGTTGTTGATGCACGTTTGATGGATGAGAGAGCCAAGGCAATGGGATACCTCAGAGCTTGTCAAACATTTGAGGTTGCATTCATGTTGCATTTAATGACAGATGTTTTAGCAATCACAAATGAACTAAATGAATTCTTACAAAAAAAGGAGCAAGATATTACAAATGCCATGCTACTTATAGAAGTAGCAAAGAGAAGGTTGCAAA AATTCAATGGCCGTTTTGACGAAGTGACTACTAATTTGCTTCATGGAGTTGCTTGTTTGAATCCAATTGACTCATTTTCTAGTTTTGACATCAAGAAGATCATGAAAATGGCTAAATTATATCCTGATGACTTTGATGAAGTTAGTATGGGTGCTCTTGAGAATCAACTTGCGACATCCATTACTGATGTCCGTGATATTGATGAAAGGTTCTCCAATTTGAACGGATTTTGTGATCTTTCAAGAAAATTAGTTGAGACAAAGAAGCATTTAAACTTCCCTCTTGTATTCTGCTTGGTAAAATTTGCTTTGCTTTTGCCAGTTGCAACTGCATCAGTTGAAAGAGCTTTTTCGGCAATGAAGTTTATCAAGAATGGCATGCAGAATCGAATGAATGATGAACTTTTGAGTGGTTGCTTGGTGCCTTACGTAGAGAAAGATGTATTTAGTACTATTTCTAATGATAGATATTGTAAAAACATTTCAAGAAATAAAACCCCGTCGAGTATGCTTGTAATAATGTAA
- the LOC107787363 gene encoding pentatricopeptide repeat-containing protein At4g19220, mitochondrial isoform X2, giving the protein MKKLSCNGYKASFLWRSLPNRFPQHVPPPLHFLFRNLYQKPIFTHTLLHIKCTSITSRNLQVRAHTYLATQLFDKMPHRRVQDFKNAKGHEIFQLVKLVKENPDILSTSQAHGLALKAGMLAHLPTVTTLLIIYSSTKHFSSSLALFAEIMSKDVVTWNAIMTACIKNKFFEFAVKFFAEMVNEGKEFDSATLVIVVSALSNMRDLRKGMIVHCSSVKMGMFSDSLLGNALIDFYAKCSDLSSSECVFGEVECKDIVSWNSIISGCIYNGHPEKSLWYFKQMANLEKGTDSVSLSCAIAASACLDEFSCGQVIQGWGIKLGYEESCHLSVANSLISLYSQSGNIDAAEYVFNIMKQKDIITWNSMISGFSLNGKVGEACDALHEMQFTRTLKPDAVTLISIIPLAAEFMLLRKGRAIHGFTIRREMGAELSVMNGLMDMYFKCKRVKDAEHLFLNMATKDLISWNTIISGYSQNGLCREAQSLLKKFHSWNSECSLSTLLGILPACDSPISIQFGRLIHSWEVKLGFVNNIIIVNSLICMYISCGDLVASFKLLEEIAYIADVDSWNTMISGCTQKCHFSEALNAFQLMRLKFNINNDTITLVNVIPACGNLELTCEGKSIHALALKTSAGQDIRVQNALITMYGKLSDVESARLVFELCFHHNLCSWNCMISALAQNNNAKEAIEFFCLLKFEPNEITMATVLSAFRQLGLIRHGKQIHAYLIRYGFYKNAFVAAALVDMYSSCGRLDIASRVFQNSAERSVAAWNSMISAYGFHSKGLVDQGYWYYTRMLDEFGVQPSTEHHVCVVDMLGRSGKLQQAYNFIKDLPSQPDPGIWGALLSACNYHGDLQLGKQVASILLLLKPENVGYHLALSNIYVASGSWKEAGELRDIVHLKGLKKSAGYSLIDVGSS; this is encoded by the exons ATGAAAAAGCTGTCCTGCAATGGATATAAAGCCTCTTTCCTCTGGAGATCATTGCCAAACAGATTCCCTCAACATGTACCACCACCTTTGCACTTCCTTTTTCGTAATCTTTACCAAAAACCCATATTTACGCATACCCTTTTGCACATTAAATGCACTTCTATTACATCTCGGAATTTACAAGTTCGTGCTCACACTTATCTTGCCACCCaactgtttgataaaatgccGCATAGAAGAGTTCAAGATTTCAAGAATGCCAAAGGCCATGAAATATTTCAACTTGTTAAGTTGGTTAAAGAAAACCCTGATATCTTAAGTACTTCACAAGCACATGGCTTAGCGCTTAAAGCTGGCATGCTTGCTCATTTGCCCACTGTAACTACTCTCCTCATCATCTACTCAAGTACCAAACATTTTAGCTCTTCATTGGCTCTCTTTGCTGAAATTATGAGTAAAGATGTGGTAACATGGAATGCTATCATGACAGCATGCATAAAGAATAAGTTTTTCGAATTTGCAGTGAAATTCTTTGCTGAAATGGTGAACGAAGGAAAGGAGTTTGATTCTGCCACGCTTGTGATTGTCGTTTCTGCCTTGTCTAATATGAGAGATTTGAGAAAGGGGATGATTGTTCATTGTTCAAGTGTGAAAATGGGAATGTTTTCAGATTCGCTTTTGGGAAATGCTCTTATTGATTTTTATGCAAAATGTAGTGATTTGAGCTCATCGGAATGTGTTTTTGGAGAAGTAGAATGTAAAGATATTGTTTCATGGAATTCAATAATTAGTGGTTGTATTTATAATGGTCATCCTGAGAAGTCATTGTGGTACTTCAAGCAGATGGCGAATTTGGAAAAAGGCACTGATAGTGTGAGTCTTTCTTGTGCTATTGCGGCTTCTGCTTGTTTAGATGAGTTTAGTTGTGGTCAGGTTATTCAAGGATGGGGAATAAAGCTAGGGTATGAGGAAAGCTGCCACCTTTCAGTAGCAAATTCTCTCATTTCATTGTATTCCCAGTCTGGGAACATTGATGCTGCTGAATATGTCTTTAATATAATGAAGCAGAAGGATATAATAACGTGGAATTCGATGATAAGTGGATTCTCTTTGAATGGAAAAGTCGGTGAAGCGTGTGATGCTCTTCATGAAATGCAGTTCACAAGAACCCTAAAACCTGATGCTGTGACATTAATTTCCATTATTCCACTAGCTGCAGAATTCATGCTATTGAGAAAAGGGAGAGCTATTCATGGTTTCACCATCCGGAGAGAGATGGGAGCAGAACTGTCGGTGATGAATGGTCTCATGGATATGTATTTTAAGTGCAAAAGGGTCAAGGACGCTGAGCATCTCTTCTTAAATATGGCAACGAAAGATCTAATTTCATGGAATACCATAATATCTGGGTATTCCCAGAATGGCCTGTGTAGAGAAGCTCAGTCTTTGCTTAAGAAGTTCCATAGTTGGAACTCAGAATGCAGCTTGTCAACTCTTCTGGGAATTCTTCCTGCTTGTGATTCCCCCATCTCAATCCAATTTGGAAGGTTGATCCACTCATGGGAGGTGAAGTTGGGATTTGTAAATAATATCATCATAGTAAATTCCCTGATTTGCATGTATATTTCTTGTGGAGATCTAGTAGCTTCTTTCAAATTGCTGGAGGAGATAGCTTATATTGCTGATGTGGATAGCTGGAATACCATGATCTCGGGATGCACACAGAAATGCCACTTCTCTGAAGCTTTAAATGCTTTCCAGTTAATGAGGCTCAAGTTCAATATCAACAATGATACTATTACTCTAGTCAATGTCATACCAGCATGTGGAAATCTTGAATTGACATGTGAAGGAAAGTCAATTCATGCCCTAGCTTTAAAGACCTCAGCTGGTCAAGATATTCGTGTGCAGAATGCTCTCATTACTATGTATGGAAAACTGAGTGACGTGGAAAGTGCAAGATTAGTGTTTGAACTTTGTTTTCATCATAACTTATGCTCATGGAACTGCATGATATCTGCTTTAGCTCAGAACAATAATGCTAAAGAAGCAATAGAATTTTTCTGTTTACTCAAGTTTGAACCAAATGAGATCACCATGGCTACCGTTCTTTCAGCGTTTCGACAACTTGGACTTATTAGACATGGGAAACAGATCCATGCATACCTCATCAGATATGGTTTTTATAAAAATGCGTTTGTAGCAGCTGCTCTTGTGGATATGTATAGCAGCTGTGGCAGGCTAGACATTGCAAGTCGAGTGTTTCAGAATTCAGCAGAGAGATCTGTTGCTGCTTGGAATTCCATGATTTCTGCATATGGCTTCCACAGCAAAG GGCTTGTTGACCAGGGGTACTGGTATTACACTCGTATGCTTGATGAGTTCGGAGTTCAACCTTCCACAGAGCATCATGTCTGTGTAGTTGATATGTTAGGCCGATCAGGGAAGCTGCAGCAAGCGTATAATTTTATCAAAGACCTTCCCAGTCAACCTGATCCAGGAATCTGGGGTGCTTTGCTCAGCGCTTGCAACTATCATGGTGATCTTCAACTGGGGAAACAAGTAGCAAGCATACTCCTTTTGTTGAAACCTGAGAATGTCGGGTATCATCTTGCACTGTCCAACATATATGTTGCTAGTGGAAGCTGGAAGGAGGCTGGAGAGTTGAGAGACATTGTTCATCTAAAAGGGTTAAAGAAATCTGCTGGTTACAGTCTTATTGATGTTGGCTCCAGCTGA
- the LOC107787363 gene encoding pentatricopeptide repeat-containing protein At4g19220, mitochondrial isoform X1 yields MKKLSCNGYKASFLWRSLPNRFPQHVPPPLHFLFRNLYQKPIFTHTLLHIKCTSITSRNLQVRAHTYLATQLFDKMPHRRVQDFKNAKGHEIFQLVKLVKENPDILSTSQAHGLALKAGMLAHLPTVTTLLIIYSSTKHFSSSLALFAEIMSKDVVTWNAIMTACIKNKFFEFAVKFFAEMVNEGKEFDSATLVIVVSALSNMRDLRKGMIVHCSSVKMGMFSDSLLGNALIDFYAKCSDLSSSECVFGEVECKDIVSWNSIISGCIYNGHPEKSLWYFKQMANLEKGTDSVSLSCAIAASACLDEFSCGQVIQGWGIKLGYEESCHLSVANSLISLYSQSGNIDAAEYVFNIMKQKDIITWNSMISGFSLNGKVGEACDALHEMQFTRTLKPDAVTLISIIPLAAEFMLLRKGRAIHGFTIRREMGAELSVMNGLMDMYFKCKRVKDAEHLFLNMATKDLISWNTIISGYSQNGLCREAQSLLKKFHSWNSECSLSTLLGILPACDSPISIQFGRLIHSWEVKLGFVNNIIIVNSLICMYISCGDLVASFKLLEEIAYIADVDSWNTMISGCTQKCHFSEALNAFQLMRLKFNINNDTITLVNVIPACGNLELTCEGKSIHALALKTSAGQDIRVQNALITMYGKLSDVESARLVFELCFHHNLCSWNCMISALAQNNNAKEAIEFFCLLKFEPNEITMATVLSAFRQLGLIRHGKQIHAYLIRYGFYKNAFVAAALVDMYSSCGRLDIASRVFQNSAERSVAAWNSMISAYGFHSKGQKAIEIFHEMIDSGLTPSKVTFINLLTACSHTGLVDQGYWYYTRMLDEFGVQPSTEHHVCVVDMLGRSGKLQQAYNFIKDLPSQPDPGIWGALLSACNYHGDLQLGKQVASILLLLKPENVGYHLALSNIYVASGSWKEAGELRDIVHLKGLKKSAGYSLIDVGSS; encoded by the coding sequence ATGAAAAAGCTGTCCTGCAATGGATATAAAGCCTCTTTCCTCTGGAGATCATTGCCAAACAGATTCCCTCAACATGTACCACCACCTTTGCACTTCCTTTTTCGTAATCTTTACCAAAAACCCATATTTACGCATACCCTTTTGCACATTAAATGCACTTCTATTACATCTCGGAATTTACAAGTTCGTGCTCACACTTATCTTGCCACCCaactgtttgataaaatgccGCATAGAAGAGTTCAAGATTTCAAGAATGCCAAAGGCCATGAAATATTTCAACTTGTTAAGTTGGTTAAAGAAAACCCTGATATCTTAAGTACTTCACAAGCACATGGCTTAGCGCTTAAAGCTGGCATGCTTGCTCATTTGCCCACTGTAACTACTCTCCTCATCATCTACTCAAGTACCAAACATTTTAGCTCTTCATTGGCTCTCTTTGCTGAAATTATGAGTAAAGATGTGGTAACATGGAATGCTATCATGACAGCATGCATAAAGAATAAGTTTTTCGAATTTGCAGTGAAATTCTTTGCTGAAATGGTGAACGAAGGAAAGGAGTTTGATTCTGCCACGCTTGTGATTGTCGTTTCTGCCTTGTCTAATATGAGAGATTTGAGAAAGGGGATGATTGTTCATTGTTCAAGTGTGAAAATGGGAATGTTTTCAGATTCGCTTTTGGGAAATGCTCTTATTGATTTTTATGCAAAATGTAGTGATTTGAGCTCATCGGAATGTGTTTTTGGAGAAGTAGAATGTAAAGATATTGTTTCATGGAATTCAATAATTAGTGGTTGTATTTATAATGGTCATCCTGAGAAGTCATTGTGGTACTTCAAGCAGATGGCGAATTTGGAAAAAGGCACTGATAGTGTGAGTCTTTCTTGTGCTATTGCGGCTTCTGCTTGTTTAGATGAGTTTAGTTGTGGTCAGGTTATTCAAGGATGGGGAATAAAGCTAGGGTATGAGGAAAGCTGCCACCTTTCAGTAGCAAATTCTCTCATTTCATTGTATTCCCAGTCTGGGAACATTGATGCTGCTGAATATGTCTTTAATATAATGAAGCAGAAGGATATAATAACGTGGAATTCGATGATAAGTGGATTCTCTTTGAATGGAAAAGTCGGTGAAGCGTGTGATGCTCTTCATGAAATGCAGTTCACAAGAACCCTAAAACCTGATGCTGTGACATTAATTTCCATTATTCCACTAGCTGCAGAATTCATGCTATTGAGAAAAGGGAGAGCTATTCATGGTTTCACCATCCGGAGAGAGATGGGAGCAGAACTGTCGGTGATGAATGGTCTCATGGATATGTATTTTAAGTGCAAAAGGGTCAAGGACGCTGAGCATCTCTTCTTAAATATGGCAACGAAAGATCTAATTTCATGGAATACCATAATATCTGGGTATTCCCAGAATGGCCTGTGTAGAGAAGCTCAGTCTTTGCTTAAGAAGTTCCATAGTTGGAACTCAGAATGCAGCTTGTCAACTCTTCTGGGAATTCTTCCTGCTTGTGATTCCCCCATCTCAATCCAATTTGGAAGGTTGATCCACTCATGGGAGGTGAAGTTGGGATTTGTAAATAATATCATCATAGTAAATTCCCTGATTTGCATGTATATTTCTTGTGGAGATCTAGTAGCTTCTTTCAAATTGCTGGAGGAGATAGCTTATATTGCTGATGTGGATAGCTGGAATACCATGATCTCGGGATGCACACAGAAATGCCACTTCTCTGAAGCTTTAAATGCTTTCCAGTTAATGAGGCTCAAGTTCAATATCAACAATGATACTATTACTCTAGTCAATGTCATACCAGCATGTGGAAATCTTGAATTGACATGTGAAGGAAAGTCAATTCATGCCCTAGCTTTAAAGACCTCAGCTGGTCAAGATATTCGTGTGCAGAATGCTCTCATTACTATGTATGGAAAACTGAGTGACGTGGAAAGTGCAAGATTAGTGTTTGAACTTTGTTTTCATCATAACTTATGCTCATGGAACTGCATGATATCTGCTTTAGCTCAGAACAATAATGCTAAAGAAGCAATAGAATTTTTCTGTTTACTCAAGTTTGAACCAAATGAGATCACCATGGCTACCGTTCTTTCAGCGTTTCGACAACTTGGACTTATTAGACATGGGAAACAGATCCATGCATACCTCATCAGATATGGTTTTTATAAAAATGCGTTTGTAGCAGCTGCTCTTGTGGATATGTATAGCAGCTGTGGCAGGCTAGACATTGCAAGTCGAGTGTTTCAGAATTCAGCAGAGAGATCTGTTGCTGCTTGGAATTCCATGATTTCTGCATATGGCTTCCACAGCAAAGGTCAGAAAGCAATTGAAATCTTTCATGAGATGATTGATTCAGGTCTTACTCCATCAAAAGTCACATTTATCAACTTATTAACAGCTTGCAGTCACACAGGGCTTGTTGACCAGGGGTACTGGTATTACACTCGTATGCTTGATGAGTTCGGAGTTCAACCTTCCACAGAGCATCATGTCTGTGTAGTTGATATGTTAGGCCGATCAGGGAAGCTGCAGCAAGCGTATAATTTTATCAAAGACCTTCCCAGTCAACCTGATCCAGGAATCTGGGGTGCTTTGCTCAGCGCTTGCAACTATCATGGTGATCTTCAACTGGGGAAACAAGTAGCAAGCATACTCCTTTTGTTGAAACCTGAGAATGTCGGGTATCATCTTGCACTGTCCAACATATATGTTGCTAGTGGAAGCTGGAAGGAGGCTGGAGAGTTGAGAGACATTGTTCATCTAAAAGGGTTAAAGAAATCTGCTGGTTACAGTCTTATTGATGTTGGCTCCAGCTGA
- the LOC107787362 gene encoding arabinosyltransferase XEG113 isoform X2 has protein sequence MAWNNPFKEMANSKPLFMTIYATVLIGIVFSSVYVFSAIYSSPHSSTFSLSIAPSASSDAEAEPSSQASNFSRLQADGHSTPLNPQLQSKLLKAIWTVPPAGSKMPDLESFRLSKELVQERVIGNVVVVTFGNYAFMDFILTWVKHLTDMGVENLLVGAMDTKLLEALYWKGVPVFDMGSHMSTVDVGWGSPTFHKMGREKVVLIDSILPFGFELLMCDTDMVWLKNPLPYIARFPEADVLTSTDQVVPTVTDDRLDMWQQVGAAYNIGIFHWRATESSKKLAREWKEMILADDKIWDQNGFNELVRRQLGPSVDDDSGLVYAYDGNLKLGLLPASIFCSGHTYFVQAMFQHLRLQPYAVHTTFQYAGTEGKRHRLREAMVFYDPPEYYDPPGGLLTFKPSIPKNLLLDGVHSIDTHFALVNYQVMPPLWCRLDRLWFGHPGILDGSLTRQPFVCPLDHVFEINVMLKEMPDEEFGPGISIREYSLFENPSMPQEVKRSWLDVHLCQEGSLGCQVNSTSQTGVLKLPRHTNEETLKTVFSKFNDMKVIQFSSMQDAFDGFTDKTREERFRNRVKRYVGIWCCVENHTPGHIYYDMYWDEKPGWKAAAPNSTEDDHPPW, from the exons ATGGCTTGGAACAATCCATTTAAGGAAATGGCGAATTCCAAGCCATTGTTCATGACGATCTATGCAACGGTGTTGATCGGGATAGTATTCTCTTCTGTTTATGTGTTTTCAGCCATTTACTCTTCTCCTCATTCCTCCACCTTCTCTCTCTCTATTGCTCCTTCTGCTTCTTCAG ATGCAGAAGCAGAACCTTCTAGTCAAGCATCAAATTTTTCTCGTCTACAAGCAGATGGTCATTCAACACCACTGAATCCCCAGCTTCAAAGCAAATTATTGAAGGCAATTTGGACAGTTCCCCCAGCGGGTTCAAAGATGCCAGATTTAGAAAGTTTCAGATTATCAAAAGAACTGGTTCAGGAAAGAGTTATAGGCAATGTTGTAGTTGTGACCTTTGGTAACTATGCTTTCATGGATTTTATCTTGACGTGGGTTAAACATTTGACGGATATGGGTGTTGAAAACCTTCTCGTCG GTGCAATGGATACAAAGCTATTAGAGGCTCTTTATTGGAAAGGAGTACCAGTTTTTGATATGGGTAGCCATATGAGCACTGTAGATGTTGGATGGGGTTCACCAACATTTCACAAAATGGGGAGAGAGAAAGTTGTACTCATAGATTCTATCTTACCTTTTGGCTTTGAACTCCTAATGTGTGATACCGATATGGTGTGGTTAAAG AATCCTCTTCCTTATATTGCACGTTTCCCTGAAGCAGATGTATTGACCTCTACTGATCAAGTTGTACCAACAGTTACCGATGACAGATTGGACATGTGGCAACAAG TTGGCGCTGCTTATAATATTGGAATCTTCCACTGGCGGGCCACTGAGTCTTCTAAGAAACTGGCCAGGGAATGGAAAGAAATGATTTTAGCTGACGACAAGATATGGGATCAGAATGGTTTCAATGAACTTGTGCGCAGACAGTTGGGACCTTCTGTTGATGATGACAGTGGGCTCGTCTATGCTTATGATGGAAATCTCAAGCTTGGTCTTCTCCCAGCAAGTATTTTTTGTAGTGGGCACACCTATTTCGTCCAG GCTATGTTTCAACATCTAAGATTGCAGCCTTATGCTGTACATACAACATTCCAATATGCTGGAACTGAAGGAAAGCGTCACCGATTGCGTGAAGCCATGGTGTTCTATGATCCACCCGAATACTATGATCCACCAG GAGGGCTTTTGACTTTTAAGCCTTCAATCCCCAAGAACTTGTTACTGGATGGAGTGCACTCCATAGATACACACTTTGCTCTTGTTAATTATCAG GTAATGCCCCCGCTGTGGTGCAGGTTGGATAGGTTGTGGTTTGGACATCCTGGTATTCTGGACGGTTCTTTGACAAGGCAACCTTTTGTTTGTCCTTTGGATCATGTTTTTGAG ATTAATGTGATGTTGAAGGAAATGCCAGATGAGGAATTTGGACCTGGAATCAGTATTAGGGAGTACTCATTATTCGAGAATCCATCAATGCCACAGGAG GTGAAAAGGTCGTGGCTTGATGTACATCTCTGCCAAGAAGGGTCACTGGGCTGTCAGGTTAACAGTACTAGTCAAACTGGGGTTCTCAAACTTCCCAGACACACTAATGAAGAAACG TTGAAGACGGTATTCTCCAAGTTTAACGATATGAAAGTAATCCAGTTCTCATCAATGCAAGATGCCTTTGATGGTTTCACGGACAAG ACAAGGGAAGAACGATTCAGGAACCGTGTCAAGAGGTATGTAGGCATTTGGTGTTGTGTGGAGAATCACACACCAGGTCATATATACTATGATATGTATTGGGATGAGAAACCTGGTTGGAAAGCAGCAGCTCCCAACTCTACGGAAGATGATCATCCGCCTTGGTGA